One window of the Salvia splendens isolate huo1 chromosome 1, SspV2, whole genome shotgun sequence genome contains the following:
- the LOC121798187 gene encoding uncharacterized protein At4g19900-like, with protein MIDSSRFSYMKFNLFSTISLASIILIIIFSDTIFSSVPIHQNSFENVPNLLQTHQAAAGVLKITEADSTAKILTWPNEMRIFSESDPTRRFDSRVTEFFRTNHCKVQAFMTWISPLNSYGKREFLGLETLFQTNPSICLIILSETMDSDHGLKILEPLLERGFHVRAMAPDLWDLIKDTPAEIWFNDINKGIKNPGEIPLPQNLSNLIRLAVLYKYGGIYLDTDFIILKNLEGLRNSIGAQSVDMFGNWTRLNNAILVFDRNHPILYKFMEEFASTFDGNVWGHNGPYLVSRVVEKLAKTDEFYYNFTILPPVAFYPVSWGKVAGFFARPSGRVGERWVRAKIRQLTRSTYGVHLWNSQSSGVEIEEGSIIERLIYDHCVVCSKPTSWTS; from the coding sequence ATGATTGATTCTTCAAGATTTTCATACATGAAATTCAACTTATTCTCCACCATCTCCCTCGCATCCATCATCTTAATCATAATCTTCTCCGACACCATCTTCTCCAGCGTCCCAATCCACCAAAACTCCTTCGAGAATGTTCCTAATCTGCTGCAGACGCATCAAGCCGCAGCAGGAGTCCTCAAAATCACAGAAGCAGATTCCACGGCCAAGATTCTCACTTGGCCTAATGAGATGAGAATCTTCTCGGAATCTGATCCGACAAGAAGATTCGATTCCAGAGTTACAGAATTCTTCCGCACGAATCACTGCAAAGTTCAAGCATTCATGACATGGATCTCCCCTCTAAATTCGTACGGAAAAAGAGAGTTTTTGGGGCTGGAAACCTTGTTCCAAACAAACCCCTCCATTTGTTTGATCATCCTGTCCGAAACCATGGATTCGGATCACGGTCTCAAGATTCTCGAGCCCTTGCTCGAACGTGGTTTTCACGTTCGAGCAATGGCTCCGGACTTGTGGGATTTGATCAAGGACACCCCTGCTGAGATTTGGTTTAATGACATAAACAAAGGGATCAAGAATCCTGGTGAGATTCCCCTCCCACAGAATCTATCTAATTTGATTAGGCTTGCAGTTTTGTACAAGTATGGAGGCATCTATTTGGACACAGATTTCATAATCTTGAAGAATTTGGAGGGTTTAAGGAACTCAATTGGTGCACAGAGTGTTGACATGTTTGGGAATTGGACAAGGTTGAATAATGCAATTCTTGTATTTGATAGAAATCATCCAATTCTTTATAAATTCATGGAGGAATTTGCTTCAACTTTTGATGGGAATGTATGGGGTCATAATGGTCCATATTTGGTCTCTAGAGTGGTAGAGAAATTGGCTAAAACAGATGAGTTTTATTATAACTTCACAATCTTGCCGCCCGTGGCCTTCTACCCGGTCTCGTGGGGGAAGGTGGCCGGGTTTTTCGCTAGGCCTAGTGGCCGAGTGGGTGAGAGATGGGTCAGGGCGAAGATCCGACAGTTAACCAGGTCGACTTATGGGGTGCACTTGTGGAATAGCCAGAGTAGTGGTGTGGAGATTGAAGAAGGGAGCATTATTGAGAGATTGATTTATGATCATTGTGTAGTATGCAGCAAGCCTACTTCTTGGACTTCATGA